ATTGTTGGAGGATTAACGTTTCTGGGTTTTATGGCTGGAGGAAGACTTGGTTCTATGTTTGGTaagatttcttaattttacataatagatttatttattttatttttgtaaaaaaatttatagagtaattaataagtacaatgtacatggatataatatttgagttatgtaatgtttcaatattatgttttttaggaGCAGTTATTGGGACAGTAGTTTGTTCGATGTTTAATACAGAAGaaccaataaattatcagGTATCTCCAGATGAATTTGTACCTTATCACAGTCCAAACGTTAAAGTCAATAAATCTAAAagtacaacattatatttaaatatatttattttttttttattattataaacactatattttttattaatagatgAGCCATGTGAACCATCAAAATGCTCAATATGTCTTGAACCATTTAAGCcttcaattgtattattaccaTGTTCACACATGTGTTTTTGTAttgaatgttttgaaaaagcaaaaaaaaagaaagtttcTACTTGTCCAAtttgtagaaaaattattaagaacgTTATTTGTGTGTATCCTTCATAAGGAGtttcaaatcaattaaaattgttaggttataattaaaagcaaaactgtttaattgttttaatttttaaatgaacttaattttttaaataataattgttgtatttatttaacaaatgtaatatactgaatatgttttttatgtataattttaacatttgataagtacttttaaaaaacaaaaaaaataatattaaataataagtgaagtaaaaatgtattattgcaattgactttataatattaatgtgtttgtatatataatgaaattgatgaattaaataaaaacaatagttttaaatttttttaaatatattatattatcaatatttgagATATAGATAAGTAGAGTAAATTAACTGACTGAAGAACAAAATGCCTATGCaacttttgtataatataactatggatttaaaataattgagtgatctttagtttttttttggtatctagctaaatatttttaacaattaggGGTTTAGGCTAAATACTGAGAATCACGACATCTTTTGACATTGTATAAATCACTATGGCAAGTGTTGTAAGACATCTAGGGACCTAGGATACTAGTTATCTATATGAGGGTGTACACAGTGGGTGTTTTAAGTTTGAATGTATTAAGCCATAATGTGTAGTAAATGTGCATTGGATGAAGAGCAACTAGGCAAACGTGATCATCACAAATCCTTAtaagaaaatcattaaaattacaaattaacatttttatgtactatCATAagcataacattaaaaattataataggtaaagcACACCAATAATTAAATGCCACAACTACCGATGATATCAACAGTACCCCTGAGAGGAGGagagaaattaaaactattagtaCCCTAGTCCAAAtggtttcattttaaattaaacatattattattactatttaattaccAACGTGCTCAAATGGAGTTTACAGTATCTAACATTAAATACTGATTAggtagatataaaaattattactaagctacataaaatattcttggGCTTCCATCAATAAATACTTAGTTGCAAAACTGtgacaatttgtattttagttaaGACTATAACGTGGTActagatttgatttttaacagaTCAACAaatgtgtttgttttatttttcaatttcaatgttTTACAATGTTGATCAactaaggttttttttattttgtatgtaggTACCaatcaataaaagtataagaGTGTCAGTGTGCCAAAAGTCTCACGAGCCAACTTTTTAAACTGGAAATGTCATTAAAAtggtttcataaatttttattattatttctttgagtttttgaaaaaatacataccaAAAAGTTATGACTAGATGCAGTGCCAAACATCAGCCGCCATTATGCTTCATTATGCAAATCTATTTggtaaaatttaagatatagaTAAGATATCAATAGAAATAGTTTTTCTttcattaatatcattataataaaaaacatcattaattttaattttattttttagattggtCTAAATCTTAATTGTATCaattttatacgtttatttttgatattattattattatttttttggttttttcttttaaattttgtttctctaaataaaaattgagatAAATAATTCCTGGTAAAATTATTCAGTggcatattttcaattttttcctGGGGGGGGATTTAATAAATccgacaaaaaatatattaaatttatcaatattgggCGATAAAGAacgttttttgttgttgtatgTGGTTCaagaatttataatgttgGAGATTTGACTGTCTGATCTGGCGGACACACAACTGGTGCAATGATAAATGATTTCAATgaactttgttttatttttttatttgaagacatatttatttcaatttcaaacaataaatagatacaagtatacaactataaaaaaaataaatttggaagtatttattaaataattattaaatgttaggttttgtcaaatatgttttttaatatcacaaatcagaaaacaatttatttaaaaataaatattctataataactcattttatacaaaaggttagttaaaaaaaaaaatcattgcatTTGACGATTTGCAAAACGATTCTATGCAATACCTATGCATTTTCTTTCAGAGACATTTATGAACCgacacaaatattaataaataatatgattttgtatttaaaagtttagtatataatataggttatacgaatattaaaatatgcctCGTAGCTCgtagttgaatattaataatttattctcagtacacgtttaaaataaatattatttcgatagCAGTTTAATATGTTGTCAACTTCGTGTtaatacgtaaaaataatgaaatgttaaaattgtagAAATATGGCATTATGACAATAGTCGTCCATATCACTCGCTAATTTCTgtacagaaaataaatattacgtaaGTAAACATGGTCCTTAATGAATACTAATtggtaatatatacaatacaaggAAAATTTTAGTTACACCTTACGCACGGCGGCAGGTTTTTGAGTGTTCGACCGCGTCCGTTGgctaattttaagctatattttatataaatattttgttcgcGGGAAAAAACTGCATTGCCCACGCGTGCCTACATAAATCGGGGTTTGCTAATATGTaagaatttttagtttttttatttttataggttcTAGGGGGATCCAGGGTAACTACCGCTccgtaaatacgccactgaaaTCATTcaataagatatataaattaatatatattaaacatgtaaatatacacgtggaattatacaaacataataaactataaacaattttatttacagtgGAACCTCGATTATCAGGGGTAATGGTGGGGAGGGGGGTCACacggataaattaaaatcacggTTAATCAAGacttttataatgatgtaatttttttatttaattataattagaaatacataggtaaaattttataataatgaaattttgtatttaattataattagaaatatatacaataatgttatacatctACAgtccttatatatttttgaattttcggaAGAGTGAGCACGGATAATCGAGGTTCTACTGTATacaatacagtatatatactaatatcatACCCAAATCAGGCAAATccagtaaaaatgtttatttacatatcaaatgttattaacaatatattgaacaaaaatgaatgatatatttatatcagaaCGAAACACTGAatatctacaattattataataataaaaaactactataatcaataattcaatatttagttcattataaaaattgtatactctTGTAGAAATCAATcctaaactataaaatgtatttaatttttaacataagttcttaaattaattttaatattaatataatgtaaattgtacGATTAGTACGtggagttttatttaataggtaggtactatgggtatccaaaaaaaatattgaaataaagattaaaaaccTTATTAAACTGGTACCCACATTTTGAAACTACCAAACGttcctcaaaaaaaaaaaaattgtaaataatcagaccattaaaattattaagatcaTTAAGTCCCTATTTTTTGAACTTTCTTAATCCCTTGGTCTTTTACCGTTTCACTAAGCCTCAAAGGACACCAGCCAGATCACGACTATAATACGTATCAAATGTtatctacatattaataacataactcTCTGATAGGCAAAAtagtttcaaaatcaaaaagtagaataaataagtataataattaataatatattgtcttcCTGGTAACTGCACACATTAATCGATGCTCATACTCAATAGgtctttatttcataaaaatattcagtgaGTTCATAATCCATGAGGTATTACCATCAGACTGGAAAACATTGAagcatctaataaatattataaaaacaaattagttaaataaacgGCTTTAACCAATAAAACTTGTGCATACACTATTAAGATATCACCCATAGTTTAAGATGTTATACACACATGAATGAAAGTATTGTCttacaaatacataacataGCAAATTGTACTTTTTGAAGAGCCCGTTTAACTCCTTTATGCTCAATAATACAgtgaatttacctattataaaatttaaatgtaagaatattatctagtagATTTGCGTGCcgctaaaatgttttaatagcgaaaagaaaaatatataattcaatatgtatttcataagcttattctttattttattattacaaaatatatcccTAGGTGGCTAGGTATTCTAGTTTGTCCTTAGTTTTTTAATCAACTTACTAATTGATTAGCAGTATTCCTTTTGCATTTTCTTGACGGCACGACCGGTTGTATActgatttaatttctttttgttttaactGCTCTTGCTTTAATCTTGCTTGATTCTGTCAATGGATAGTCTCCCTCCTCGTGTAAATCatgtcatatttaaaattatgttagtcTCTGCTACTTATCATATTTGTAAGAAATGAAGTGTGCTGCGTGGTTAAAAAGATTGAAAACTACTGCTTTATACCACCTTTCAAcatgattatttgttttaggtAAACCAGATAGTAGATACAGTAGACGTCGTATAGCAGTTTCAGAGAAATAGGAGACCTGAGGCAGTGGCGGTTATACATGCTGTTCAAGTGGGAGAGGGGCGAAAATAAAACCAACCCTCCCCCACCCCAAATATTATCcgtatttaaaacgaaaaaaatatttttctatcaaaCCATAAAGTACGAAAATTTGTAGTATGGTTAGGGTTGGGTCAGtgatatactaaatttaaaaaaccaaatcCCAAGGGGGGGGCGATCCACCTATCGACCCCTTTATAACCGCCACTGACCTGAGGTGGTTTCTCTTATTACGTCTATTTGGCTTACCAATCCATGTATCTTTAAAATAGGAAATAAATGATTCATTGGTTCATTATCAATGTAATACGTACTTTCCGTCATTTTCCGGGACAAAAGCCAAGACAAGTAATGGACTTGCAATGAAAATTCcgagtttgttttaaatatttctatcatTTCGGAAATAGTTTGGATTTTTCGCcaaaaatgatgaaaataaaaccttCTTGTTCGGTATTGAgaagttgtattttaaatgcgTTTAAtgagatttattaaaaatcggcTATTATTGTTTgggacaggtatcattgtatacgaaatacGATTCTAAACGGAGGTGATTTGTCAGTcaaggatattatattacattattacctatattaaaattgtaatttatttttctcaactACTAGTGAAAGTCTCAAGTTTCTATGACTTATACTTTTTGTCTTTTGAAAATAAcagcaaatattttaaatcgttttaggatatatcgttattttacacaattacgtaaaaaaatttaatttcatgggctcataaaattttttttttattaacgctGGAGTATTtctttacagttatttgaagaaaaagttatggaGAACTTagtattgggttttttaaccttaggtataaatcatacaaatgttatgaatttacaactaaaaaatttcttgcaaattttctcgattttgacatatttcgtaaacatatgaattttatatgcttataaacaaaaattgtgactaacaatttttgatttcttttttaccacgataagtaaaatttataattaaccttgtattaaattttaaagattttttggaaggccaaattttttttataggcatttcagcaaaaaacttagaaaaaatcaaaaattttaatttgtctataaatagcttaaaaaagtcaaaatattttgaaaatttaatcgtaaatagataacgttattataaacatttggtgaacatttcaagtatttacaatgattcgtttttcaGTTacagaacaataaaaaaatcgattttgtcgaaaactgaTTATGCATTAAAATACCCGTTGttttttcgttacttttttagGGGTTTTCCTGACGCTTTTGAATACcggaatttttttacttttgacccctcCCTCTcccccaaagtaccaactagactccgttcagaatctagcataaaaaaaaaaaaacatacaagattcactagataatattcttactttcAAATCTGATAAGTAAAATCACTACAATATTAGCATTATATTCAGAACTTACACATTCACtttattcaatttacaatttactttaTGTAAGATAACACAATGTAGTTACTAGTTGTATATAGTGTTctcataagtaatatattatttaatatttttcaagctCTCGGAAGAAACCTGAAGTACGgtattagaattatatttatgttattataatacagtggtTCCCAACCCTTTTCATTCTACACCTGccttataaatttactaaaactcATTACCCCCTTAAATAAGAGTTTaggcgaatttttttttttttgagctatacaaataaatcatacaaaataactatataatacataacatacaactaactatttacttttattattttcatttttttaaaaatgtattataaatcaatttataaagtaataatattaagtataataacctCTCCTCACCGAGCAGACTTTAATTCCTCTTGGTTGGGAACCGccgtaatatagtatatgaataattaatatcaactgattataatttttttgatacaatttatttctaattactCAAGTGTCAAGTatgcaaaattattacaataattcacagtttattttttaaataattatatacacaacaAAACATCATTTTaagcacaataataatttacatatacacacttaaactaaacaattatacaaataaagtaactttaaaataaattaaaaaaaaatatatgtatatatatatatatatataaatatataattaatggcaaaatgaaaaatgtttatctagAACATAGATTTTTGCCCAAATTCTATAGATTTGTGCTTTTGAGATCTTATACAAGACacgtagaaaaaaaacatacgtgcatattataaaatactactcGTTTAGTGAGTtacattagtttatatttaagtacactTGACTAaagtgaataaatatttaaaaatttattttaggttttaaatTACCCTGTGGAAAAATTTTTCGTTCAAATAACAGAAACGaaagtacattatacatttttaatataactgcgATACATtcggcaaaaataaaatattttgcacaAAAGAAgaactacaatttatttttttaaattataaatgctttTGGTAACTAAACAATTGGGAAAtgcataatagaaaaatattttggcctATAATTAATGTTGATTATTGGTAATAATGAGATACACTTTCTTCATAactcttattaatattaagtttatagaaataatcaaCCATTTCTTTGAGGTCTTGCATTTAACTTTAGATGATTAACACaggccaaaatatttttctagttttaattacaattggccaatgacaattttaaaattgaaactagTGCCAGTTAAGGTaaggtacatttaaatattcaaaatctaaaactaaAGCGAGGATAGTTGCCAGaagaaataaatcataaattaaatacaaaaaaaaaaagaaaattatagggATTATGtttacaactataaaataggtacctaattaggTGTCAAGTGAATTTCTGTTATTCAAGTCAATTAAGTgatgctttaaaataataacatttttaatatttcaaatatgtgACTtttgtgcaaaaaaaaaaaaaaaaaatagtaaggaTGGGCTGAAAatgttttgagttatttacctgaattgcaaaattataaattataataaaaattatgttgttaaccaaattattattaattatggcCCTTTTCTTATctacataacaaatttaattcagtgttatataactatgagcagttttcaaaaacattaaattttaaaaatttgaatgaaatgtttaacattgttataataaaacagtattttctttattattttatatgataaacaaattgccaatgtaataatataattttaaaataaatatactttatataattctagttataaatttgttattatttttatcacaaatttaatatacattgggACATTTTATATGCTatcatttatagaataattaccttagttttttcaatttattatttaataccattaaactggatagattatattaaacaacttTTAACCATTCagaaattttttagaaaactttATTGGGAAAATTTGATGTctactaaattataacacatacatttagtaaatttaaaagttattaatcttttaaacagaaatttatAATCTCAACACGAGGAAAAATGAAAgacaaattacttttaatttcataaaaattaattaaaattccaaaGAAGAagtcttatttaatttatttagtattacttacattatacTCAAATTGTATCTACTTAAAAGTCAATTACAGTAGTAAAGACTAGTCAACTTGGTAAATCTTTTTCATTGCAACCCATTTTggaagattattttaaaaatatattaattaacttacatcaatataaaagttaaattagatgttttaaaatgaatagcaCATGacaaattgtttaatagtGTACACAACatgctaataaataattcaaaataaactatattataaaaaggataatatttttagtactactttggtattattaataaataaatttgaataagacAAGCCATGGCacctaacttataattatttagtatcagggtaatacacaaaaaaaataataatactatagttaaatggtattacaatattgggtttattgaataattcattgtaatacttgatttatctttattactagatatataaaaacattaagggACGGAGTCGAGTATGTAATAACCACTCCAATATAATtctgcataaatatatattttaaaataaactagtgTTGGgtgattgaaaaattaataatataatcaacttTAAATCATGTGAGGTaggtaatttaatgttatactgcataaaatattagatattgactatgtgataaaaataaactgggAAGATAACTAACAGAATGCATTTAAGGAATCTATTATGAATTccagaaatgtatttaattttacaaaaatatctgaattattattattaatataaaaaaatactgtttggtt
This sequence is a window from Rhopalosiphum maidis isolate BTI-1 chromosome 1, ASM367621v3, whole genome shotgun sequence. Protein-coding genes within it:
- the LOC113548920 gene encoding mitochondrial ubiquitin ligase activator of NFKB 1, which gives rise to MPPNSIVKTSLIVGGLTFLGFMAGGRLGSMFGAVIGTVVCSMFNTEEPINYQVSPDEFVPYHSPNVKVNKSKNEPCEPSKCSICLEPFKPSIVLLPCSHMCFCIECFEKAKKKKVSTCPICRKIIKNVICVYPS